The Anopheles gambiae chromosome 2, idAnoGambNW_F1_1, whole genome shotgun sequence genomic sequence CAATCATGTTGATGGGCGGTGACTAGACGTTAAAGATTTGACGACAGCGCTTTAGAGTGGTGTAATTAATTCATTATAGTGCGGAAAACACTCGATCGTAGGGCTTAAtgaaatagtgaaattatATTGTTAATGTAAAATTATAGACAAATTCTGTGAGTGTTTACGACACCGTATAATTAACTTTTATTTGCAACTGTTTTTTTCATCTAAAAAGTACAATTTACTTATACGAGTACGAGTATTACTTTCATTGTTTGCATCTGGAATCAATAAATACAAGTACCGAACAATACGAACACtgcttttaaaatgttttttggaTAGATTTTTGCGATGCTGAATTAGCTTCAATTCCGCGCTGCTCAATCAATCAACTAAATTATTTACCCTGTCCAGTACTTCCCCGTTCATTGGTTGCACTTTCGCTATCTAAAACAACCGATGCCATTTTAGTACCGTCTTCTTTACATAGCAAACCCGGCACTGTGCTGGTCCCCGTAACGGTAACGTGCCGTGTGGGACCAGCACCTGGTACACTCTTTCTACCGTAACTACTCTTTCTACCTGGTTTACAGTAAACGCTTCCGTGATACGACGAGTAGGCAAAACAACGACGGTCATCGGAGGCGTAAGATTTCTTTATCGTTTTCCGATGTTCATCAACTAGAACGGGAGTGCCTTTGATGCTCTCTTGCTGTTTCATAGTTCCAGGATTAGCAGGACCTTCATTAACGTCAAAATTCGTGTCGTCttcgtcatcatcattttcGTTGTCTTCGTCGTCCTGATCGTTGTCATCCTCGtcttcatcgtcgtcgtcatcttGGCTGGCTGCGTGGAGGTTTGCCCGATCGAGATTGTTTAGTGGACATCATTTATCCCACAGACCGATTTCCTTCATTTTGGTTTGAAAATACCGTTCGAGAGTGTTGGCGCAGCTATCAGcgataaatttttaaaaaagaagaagattgatTAGGATTTTGATATGAAAGACCCCGGATACGATTTAACTTGAGACAGCATCATAGTTTTGCAACATCTTACCGATAGTATTCTGTCTCCGGTGAATTGTAAAGACGACAATTGGTAAAAATACGGGCCATATCAGCCATGAACAACCGTCTGGTAACGTAATATCTAAAAAAAAGTTCACATGTCAAATTgatcattttgtttgtttgtcagcCATTGACTCACTTATTCTTGAGTCGTTCATTCATCGTTTTGAGATCCATCGGGTATTTAATATGATCGTAATAGTCTGGCACCTCCGCCTGATTGACCGGCTTCAGGAACGGCCATGCAGCTGTATGCTGCCGAACAGCAAGCAAAACTCCGCTCAGCGAATTGGCCAGCTTATCCGGGTCTGCCGATTCTTCTAGCGGTCGAGCTGTTCGCTGTGCTCGGAATGTCGGTCTCCATCCTACTTCTCGCAAACCCGGTATCGATTCGATAGGTATACTACGAACACCTTCCTTAAAGCAGGTCAGCCCAGGGTGAACCTTTTGCACTTCCTGCTGCCGCTGAGTGATCAATTCTTTTACGATCTCCTTTTGCTTTCGAATGACTGAGCTAAATTGCGTGTAAATTAAGCTGGGATGGAGTTCGCAGTGCATGAGCGTTGCACCTTCATATTCTTTTATGAATCctataaaagaaagaaaataaattgtaatCAATAGAGCGCATTCATTTAGCACAAAAAGACATAATGAACATACCAGCGTACACGTGGCGCGCTACCTTGATGTCTTTGGAAAATCCTTGCTTCTTGAAGTACCCGATCGCAAACTCATCAGCGTACGTGAGGAAATGTTTAATGCCACGCTGAGTACTGTAGTCTTTCAAATGATTCATGAGATGCGTACCATACCCCTTCACCTGTTCACTGCTTGTAACTGCACAGAACACAATTTCTGTGAAGCCTTGCGAAACGAATGTTCTGAAACATATTCCACCAATCGGACGACCTTCTTTAATTAAGGCTAGCGTTTTGTGTTTCCTAGAAATAAATAGGAACCATTAAAGTTTAATTCATCATCGCATGTATTGAAACAAAAGGCAAAAAgcccaaacaacaacacatacGGGTCAAACACTAGCTGGCTGATGTACTCCCTGGGCATTCCTGGCAGCTGATGGGCAAAGACGCTGTGTAGTCCAAGTAACCACAGCATTGATTGTTTCGTTACCGGTTTGGTGAGCGAGTTGCCAACGACATGGAATTCGATTTCTCGCCGATTTTCTTCTGCCTTAGCCGCTTCATCACGAGGTGCGTTCGGTGGAAAGACGACCTCCGCCCGGCTGGAGTAGTTGCTGTCGTTTATGCGCTTCAGTGCACGCGCTACCACATCATCGGACAGATCCTCGCAGTCTGATTCCTTTTTGTAGCGCTTTGCATCTCCCATCTTCTTGCCTGTCCCCGATAATGACGATCCTTCGTGCTGGCGTTTGGTTTTGTGCAGCAGAAGCGACGACGTTGGCTTAAAGTTTGGCGACCAGATTGGCGAATCTTCGTTCACTACCTCCTGCTTAAGTGCTTCGAGGAATTTGGGCAGCTGCGTAAGCATGATACGTTTTTCCGGCGGCATTCGATCGCGCTCAATCTTACAACGCATCAGCAACTGCTGGTATACGTACTGGTAGACGGCCTTTAGCAGTGTGCGGCCGAAAACGACAGACGTTTCAAAGTGCCGCAGTGAACTGCAGAAAGCCGGCACGTGACAGAACACCAGCCACCGTGTGTAGTTAATTTTGTAGTTCGAAACATCCTCCTGGCTAACTAGATCCTGCCGCGCACTCGGTGCTTCAAAATTCCAATGATTTAGACAGTGCAGAAACGTCTTCGCAACATCGGTCATAGAGTCCAGTTCTGCCTGATGGAGATGACCATACCTGCCGAAGGAGACAATGGTACAAATAATGTGAGTGGGTTCTCCTTGTCTATTAGCATCTACTATTTGCCTTACTTGTGCATAACGAAGTTGGTGACTGCTTTGGAAATCGAGGGCTGTTCAAACGGAGGATCTCCTAGCGGTCCTCGTATAACGGCCTGCGTACGTGTTAGAATGCACTGCCGCAACAAACGGAACAGATAAGCATATACCTTCTTCGTATCGGTATCCGTTTCCCGGAGCATGCTCATGTACAAATTTTCCACATCCACAATGGCCCCCAGCAGCTCGTTCATCTGTTCCTCGGTAATATCACCTAGATGCTGAATGTGCGTCTCAAGACTGTGCTTACAGTTTGGATTTCGGCACTCTTCAGCGAAATCGGGGCAATAATCGACCTCCACATCTTTATGGCGATTCTCCTCCGGCGTTTTCCAGCCACTGCAGCGGCATTCGTTTGCTTGACAGGAAGAGTACATGGAAAGCTTGGTCAGCTTTTGATTTCTCGGTAACTGATAAACCTGTAAGGGAATGCGAGATGCACAGTATGTTAGCAGGGTTCACAACGGAATAGCTGCAATAGCTTAACAGGAACAAATGGACCTTCCGTACCTTTTGTTTGCGCATCATGATCCGCTCGATGCTATCCTGGCGTGTGGTTTCTTGCGCtccgctgctgttgccgccATGATTCGAGTCGGACTTTTCTTGCTTCACTTCGCCGTTCTGATTTTTTGGATTCTCGCTCATGCTTCTCCTTTACAGTATGAATTGTTCGGTGAAAAACGTATCTTTAGTTCCAGATATCGGCCGATATGTAAAATTTGTGATTcgtgatttgttttgcttggaTTTTCTACGCCTGTCTGTCAAGCGAACGTCAAGTTGCACGGAACAAGATACATAGAGCAATGGTAGGCGCGTTTAAATATCTGCCTGccaaaaaaatatacgaaagtgggaaaaatgtaaaatgcaaTCACCCCGAAAATGatgtaattaaattgaaaGGTGTTCAACCTACAAATTGATTCATTGTAGCTTAAATAAgagaaaaatagtttttttgcGTTAAATTCTGAATTTTTCACACGAGCTGTCTCTAAACCTCGATATTGTTGTTATTCAGTTGACAGTTTGATTTTCCAAAAGCCTCGTATGTTCCACAGATAA encodes the following:
- the LOC1274578 gene encoding histone acetyltransferase KAT2A; the protein is MSENPKNQNGEVKQEKSDSNHGGNSSGAQETTRQDSIERIMMRKQKVYQLPRNQKLTKLSMYSSCQANECRCSGWKTPEENRHKDVEVDYCPDFAEECRNPNCKHSLETHIQHLGDITEEQMNELLGAIVDVENLYMSMLRETDTDTKKVYAYLFRLLRQCILTRTQAVIRGPLGDPPFEQPSISKAVTNFVMHKYGHLHQAELDSMTDVAKTFLHCLNHWNFEAPSARQDLVSQEDVSNYKINYTRWLVFCHVPAFCSSLRHFETSVVFGRTLLKAVYQYVYQQLLMRCKIERDRMPPEKRIMLTQLPKFLEALKQEVVNEDSPIWSPNFKPTSSLLLHKTKRQHEGSSLSGTGKKMGDAKRYKKESDCEDLSDDVVARALKRINDSNYSSRAEVVFPPNAPRDEAAKAEENRREIEFHVVGNSLTKPVTKQSMLWLLGLHSVFAHQLPGMPREYISQLVFDPKHKTLALIKEGRPIGGICFRTFVSQGFTEIVFCAVTSSEQVKGYGTHLMNHLKDYSTQRGIKHFLTYADEFAIGYFKKQGFSKDIKVARHVYAGFIKEYEGATLMHCELHPSLIYTQFSSVIRKQKEIVKELITQRQQEVQKVHPGLTCFKEGVRSIPIESIPGLREVGWRPTFRAQRTARPLEESADPDKLANSLSGVLLAVRQHTAAWPFLKPVNQAEVPDYYDHIKYPMDLKTMNERLKNKYYVTRRLFMADMARIFTNCRLYNSPETEYYRCANTLERYFQTKMKEIGLWDK